The Deinococcus aerolatus sequence GGTTGAGAACCAGAAGGTCCTTCACATCGTCCTTGTTCGTCGTATTCGGCTTCAACCCATGTGCAGGGTTACGAGCGATCAGCTCGTCCTTCAGAGCAAACTCGAACACGCCGTGAATCACCACATGTGTGAGTCGCAGCGTGTTCGATTCTGTGACCCCTCGCTCCTGCAACTCCGTGTAGAGCTGACGAATGTGAACTGGTCGAATGTCCTTCAGCTTGCGCGCCTTGAAGCTGTCAGAGATGTACTTCTCGGAGCTGTAGCGGTAGCCCAGCGAAGTGCGCTTGGCGCGTGACTGGTCTTTCTCGGCTAGCCACGCTGCCAACTGCTCACCGAGCGTCACACGGCTCGGCGCAATGACAAGCCCTTTCGCCTGCTCTGCGAGCTTCTGCGCCCGAGCCTGTTGTGCCTCTTTCACGGAGTCTGCTACACCGTGAAATCGATGGCCCTCGACCATGATCTGCCAACGATATTTGCCGTTCTGGAGCGGATAAATGCCAGTAGCCATGAGCCAAGGTATCGCCACCCGCTGACCAAAGTACACAGGTGTTTTCTGCGTCCTAGAGGCAAGATTTTGGTAGTGGCACCGCATTTTCTGCGATCAAAATACACAGTGTTCTGCCACTCGCTCCCGTCTCGAACACCTGCGCGATTAGCGAATGTGCGGATAAGAACTCCAGCGCCCACTTTATACTCGCACTATGGATCCGGATGCATATAGAAGTCAGCTAACATCAATGCTTACTCGTGCCGGAGGTCTACCCTATTTATTCGTGGGATCTGGAATGTCCATCAGATATCTAGGCCTAGAAAGCTGGAGCGGACTGCTACAAAAATTTGCAAGCGAATCTAGCAATGTTCTAGACTATTACAAAGTCAGAACTCAGCTAAAAGATGACGATGAGCAGATCCTGTCAATGCCTATGACGGGAACTCTTGTAGCAAGCGACTTTACCGATGTTTGGTTCAGAAGTCCAAAATATGAAGCACAAAGAGAAAAGTATCTCGGCCGTGCGGGTTTTAGAGAAGCTCCAATAAAAATTGCAATTAGTGAGTACATGTCAGAAAAAACTCTAGATGAGTCATCGCTTTCGGATGACCTAGCAACAGAAATTAACTTCCTCAAATCAGCGAGGGCACGAGGAATCATCACCACAAATTACGACACTCTCATGGAGCAGGTGTTTCCTAATTTTACCCCTTACGTCGGACAAAACGACTTGATTACTAGTCAGCTGACTTTAGTCAGAGACATTTATAAGATACACGGAAGCATCGAGGATCCAAGCTCAATAGTTCTAACTTATGAAGACTATAAGAAATTTCTTGGTATTAACAAATATTTAGTAGCCAAAATCATGACTATCTTCGTTGAGAACCCTATAATATTTTTTGGCTATAGCATTGGAGACTATAATGTTCAGGCTATCCTTTCAGATATTATGAAAATAGCCAAGGATCGCGATTTTATCACAGAAAAAATAAGAGATAAGATATTTATTTTTGAGTGGGATGAAAGCCTTACCGCCCCCGAAATATCTAAAACCTATAAAAATATTCTTGATGTTCAATTGCCAGTTAATATAGTAAGAGTACCAAATTATATCGATACGTTCCAAGTTTTATCCGAGCTGCCTGAAATTATCCCCCAAGCCGTACTAAAATACG is a genomic window containing:
- a CDS encoding SIR2 family protein, coding for MDPDAYRSQLTSMLTRAGGLPYLFVGSGMSIRYLGLESWSGLLQKFASESSNVLDYYKVRTQLKDDDEQILSMPMTGTLVASDFTDVWFRSPKYEAQREKYLGRAGFREAPIKIAISEYMSEKTLDESSLSDDLATEINFLKSARARGIITTNYDTLMEQVFPNFTPYVGQNDLITSQLTLVRDIYKIHGSIEDPSSIVLTYEDYKKFLGINKYLVAKIMTIFVENPIIFFGYSIGDYNVQAILSDIMKIAKDRDFITEKIRDKIFIFEWDESLTAPEISKTYKNILDVQLPVNIVRVPNYIDTFQVLSELPEIIPQAVLKYVLQNLYEIKSQASGNDPERKIVLLDQESYSEDSIDNLEIVIGFGIKEKISINKRGYSGLEIRDALHDIIDDSLIEQGYKPEEILSEFIDDRFDSLTYVPICKYLHLSGRFEKPNPFEGIEGVRKIYNRITREQGYSRYYTSAATARKEKMRLYPTFSSFIAMPYWIVNLRTI